Sequence from the Mauremys reevesii isolate NIE-2019 linkage group 5, ASM1616193v1, whole genome shotgun sequence genome:
ATGTAATAGATTTGGATTTTGGTACAGTATTTGATACACCTCACTAAATCCTGATCTCAACATAAATTTAAATTATCTTGCTTATGAACACTTATCACATGGACTGAGAATAAATAGAATGACCTTAAATCACAAGTAATTACTAAAAGGCAAAAGTAATAAGTTGGAGGGAGGTGTTTGGGCATGTCATCAACAGCCATGTCATGTGTCAGGGGAGGCTAGAAGACCAATTAGCAGATGGGGATAGGAAAGGTTACACAGGCCTGAACAGAGAGGTCAAGCTGAGTAAGCATGGTGACCTATTTACACTAACTCTCCAAACCTTTTCACCCATTCCTACTTGTTGAACCAAgtatacattattttaaaatattttacaaatgatGTTATAAATCACTTGtaaaagggggaggagggcatCTAAAGGGCTGCATCTCACTCACACCGATAGTCTTATGGAaagcaatgggactacttgcatgatAAGGACTAGTTAAATGGCTAAGGGTTGCAGGATATGATTCAAAATTATTTATACATTATAATGTGTTAGAAAAAGCAATTCATATTTATTCATTGCAGACAGTATTACTTACATCATAGCATCTTCCCAGTAACCCAGAAAGTGTTCCTTTAGCCTGGGCGAGAGCAGAATGGAGTATATCTCCATTCTTACATTCTCTTTGCATTTTCCATTTATGGTACAGTACATTCATCTTTATTGGTCAAAGCTGAAGAGACAGATCTATCACAGGAATAATAAGCTGACCAAAAATATGACACAAAAAGTGATAAATTCAGACATTCCTATTAAGAATATATTAGAATCAGTATCCTGCTCTTACAACCATTGCCAGCAGTGAGTCAGATTCTCATATCTCTTACGCTGAGTGGCATCATCCTCTGTGAGTAGCCTCATTGACATAAAGTGTCGCTGCTTTGCACTCTGCACACATCTTGGGCCTAAGCTAGCAGCTCTTAATCAAGTAAGTACTTCCACTGAATTCTGGGTTGCAGTCACTGAGCCTTTATTCAGAAGTAAGTCATTTACTCATTTAGGAAACATTGTTTCACATTGTGTTGTCCTTTAGGATTCATTTTTTCCTTCAGTTTTTCCCAGGTTAATTATTGTTAgccattaaaaatgttaaaagggCATCTGTTACAGTTAGAAGTTCCTTGATGTCAATTAGCAGAAGCTAAAGAAAATATTCAGAAGTGCTTCAGGAAGTCAAGTTTTCCTGTTCACTGTCTGTAAAATGATATCCCTAAAGTCTCTAGTGCTACACTCTGAAACAGAATTCATTATTTCCTTTTAGAAAGTTAGTGGCCCATGAATGGAACATGTTGAACCTCACAGAATGAGGTTAAAGAATCTACTAACACGGAGCTCCAAATGTTAACTTGGTATAGTAAGAGAGGGACTGTAAGGGAAATATAAGAATAGAAGAACACTTTAATTTACACCCAGCAGAGTGAGATACTTAATGTGATTAACATTCTGGGATGGAAACTAATGTTCATCTAACACATCTGTACTTGTCAGGAAAAGAAaggtgccaaaaaaaaaaatcttcattctgTTCTAATCCTCTGTTCAGTTAAGTGAAAGGGTGCAGTCAGCTGAATAATTGAGCAATTAATTCATGGCAAGAGGTTAACACTATAGGCTGTTGAAGGGGAGACTTGTtgacagtctataagtacctatatggggaacaaatatttgataatgagctcttttatccagcagagaaaggtataacacgataaaatggctggaagttgaagctagacaaattcagactggaaataaagtgtacatttttaacagtgagggtaattaatcattggaacaacttaccaagggttgtgctggattctccatcactgcaaTTTTTATataaagattggatgttttttctaaaatatatgctgtaGGAATAATTTGGGGGAAGCTCTATGGCATgagttacacaggaagtcagactatcagcagttttcaaccttttttcatttgcagacccctaaaatttttgaatggaggtgcggatgcctttggaaatcttagacatgaTCTTCGGACCCTCTGAAGTCCAGGGACACAcactgaaaaccactgttctatggtaacacAACCTTTTGCGGATCCTTTTGACATAGTCAGCACACCCCCAGTGGtctgcggaccacaggttgaaaaccactggactagatgatcacaatggtccattctggccttggaatctatgaacttaTAATGCTTGTTGTATTGTATGTACAATTATCTTTTTGTTAAAAGATAATAGCAATATTCATAAATTAGCAAGAAGCATTTGTAAATATGGCTGCCTcttacagaaaaagaaaagtgatTTTGTTTGGGTATTATAGCTGCAATATCACACAAGCTAGCATCACGATTCAAAGGTAGGTGTAATACCTGTAATGATATTAACTTTCAACTTGTGCTTGAAAATTATTAGATTTCAAGTTCTTGGTGTCTATCATACTGCAATTAGATAGGGTGCCCCAAAGGACTTTGATTATATGatatgcagtgttattgtagtcatgtcagtcccagaatattaaagacaaggtgtgtgaggtaataacttttattggactaacgcctgttggtgaaagagacaccaataaaagttggtccaataagagattatcacccaccttgtttctttgATTATATGATGCAGAGAGATgcttctttattttttccatgGTTTGGAAAGTAAAAAGGACAAGGAACTCACATTTGTATTTTAACAGTAGCACCTAATGATGCCAATAAGAGAGCCCCAGgctgcttggtgctgtacaaacacatagacaCATAGCCTCTGCCCTGAATAACTTATTGTTAATATAATTGTTACATTATTCCAGGCATATGCATCACTCTTTTGTGGAGTCACCAGCATGCAGGAGTACCAAACCTTGACTGGTAGTGTGCAGATCACCCCTTGGCTGAGACAGGCATTGTAGGTACTTCAGGTACTAAGGCTGTGTGGTTCCCAAAAAACACCCTTCCCCAATTGTTTCCTATACTCCTcctcacaatatttggtgcttttcttaaagccccagctcctgggaagcatGTGATTAggtaagaatctcagctttcatttttttaaattaagtttctatCCCTTGTTGTTGTGAAAAAAGCTTGAAATTGTGACCCAAGTGAATCTTAAAGTCTCCAAAACAGAcggtaaataaaaataatgtcttATGTTgttaaaatgtcatgatttttaagccaattgcATGATTATTGAAGGGGCTGACGTTCCTGTCGGAATGCCTACACTACTGTCTGCAATTGCCTTACAAATCTCACAGAACTTTTTCCTCTTAGCTACTTGTATCCCTCCTGAGCAGGAGGGGAGTAGCAGCTGATGCATGGGTTGACACCTGGAAGGACCGGTCCTGTAGGGTTCCAGGCATCTTAAGGGCAGTAGTTCAGCCTTCTCGGGCTGCACTTTCTCCTCCATAGGAGATCACCAAGTCTCACGATTGTTTTATCCCAGCCCCATGCTCGCTGGTGTTGTTTCTGAAGCCCAGCGCCGCTCCAGCTGCACGCGGAGCCCCAGCGCGAGGCGGAGGGCGGAACGCGTCCCCCAGCTCTTCTTAACCTCGGCAGGAAACCCCCCCGCTCCCCGGCCCGCAGTCACAGCCACACCATAGAGACGGCGTCTATGCTTTCAGGGGAGCTAGAGAGGCCGCTGGCGGCGGTGCACGGACGCATGCGCAGTGATGGCGGCTCCTCTCTGGGTGTACGGCGCGGTGCTCGTTGGCAACGCAGCCGCATGCGCACTAGTGGCGTGACGCCAGACTCCGGCGCAGGAGGCACCATGGCGGAGCCGGAGTGAGTGGTTAATTTGCGAGcgggggctggcagggaggaTCCGTTTCCATCCCCGGGGAGGGCGGCCCCTGGGAGCGGGAGGGCCCCGGAGCGCTACcgagaaggggggggggacgcACGTGCGCGGTGGGTCCCCGCGGGCGGGAGCGGGGCAGGCGGTCCCGTAGCTCCCCGGCCCGGCGCGGCGGGAGGGGCCCGTGGCTTGGGAAGCGCTGAGCCGGACTCGCCTGCCCGCCCGGTCCGGCGCGGTGACGGGTCTCGCCTGCCGTGTTCTCTTGCGCTAGGCCCAGAAGGAAGATCCCCCTGGTGCCGGAGAACTTGCTGAAGAAGCGGAAGGCGTATCAGGCCCTCAAGGCCACCCAGGCAAAGCAGGCGCTGTTGGAAAAGAGGAAGGTAGGAGCCCTGTGCCTGCAGGCACCCTGCGCTCTCCCCGGGGCCGGCCGGGCGGGAGCAGCTGCGCCTTTTCTCGTGCCTCTGCAGCTCGTCCCTGAGGTGGAGGCTACTAAAGCACATTCCCCGTGCGAGGCGGGGGCGGCACTTCTATGGGTTATTGCCTATGGAAAAGGCTCCGAGCGTTTGTGTAGTTTAgtagttggggggtggggttgcagtGGAGGGGTGTAGATGTGGGAAGAGGCACCGTTTCTAACGCACAGGATATGGGATTGCTGTAAGGGAGCCGGGGATGGCTCTTGTAATTGCTATATGTATCTGTGGCCTGGGGATTTTATGTGTAGTTTACCTAGTTGTAGTACCAAGCTGAATTGCCAGCCAAAACCTGTCTACACTGGACAAAGAAGTGTTGCAGAAAACATGTTTGGTTCCCAGATTGTGGTTTATGGACTAGTTACTTGTGGTCTGTAGAGAACTCACAAGTTGCACAGAAGCCCCACCCCTCTaagggacttaggctcctaaatctgggCCAAATGAAGGTGCTTATCTCTGCTCAGGATTAGCAGTCATGATCTCTCCTGGAGTTACATGCCTAAGCAATCATTTCTCAAGGAAAAACAGAGTAGGgagtaatatttttttcttccgcGCCCCCATGCCCAGTAGCTAGAGCACTTGCCCAGGATGTGGGAAATCCAGGGTTAGTacctcaggctatggctacacttgcacttcaaagcgctgccgcggcaagCGCTtggaagcgctaagtgtagtcaaagcgccagcgctgtccgtactccacctccctgtggggaataaagTACAGCGCGGCtttgatcacactggcgctttgcagcgccgcaatttgcagcgctggagagggtgtgttttcacaccctgctgcagcgctgcaaatttgcaagtgtagccatggcctttgTCTGCCTGATTTGGGTCAGGGATTTGAACTCCAGATCTCTCATCTTCCAAGTGAGTGCCATAATCTCCAGCTAGTGGGTTTTCTGGAGTGGCTAtctcagtctcttctgttgaagctgttcttaCTTTGTatgaaataattatttaattGGGACAGAGAATGAGTAATtgattagagcagtggttttcaaactttttttctggtgacacAGTGGAAGAAAAATTTTGATGCCCGTGACGGAGGGgcatgggtggggaggggcgctcagagctggggaagagggttggggaaCAGGCTTGCCTCgggcggctcccggtcagcggtggtgctaaggcaggcttcaggcctgtcctggcaccacggaatacgctgcgccctggaagtggccagcagcaggtccggctcctaggcggagatGTGCAAGTAGCTCTGTGtggctcttgcctgcaggcactgggCCCTTCCCTCCCAGCGGAGCCACGGGGTGGGTGCAGCTCGCAGAGCCCCATGCCCCCACACTGCCTacgagccggacctgctgctggccacttccgtgGTGCAgcgtggtgtcagaacaggtaggaactagcctgccttagccgggcagcaccactaacgggacttttaacggcctgggcagtggtgctgaccagagccgctgtGACCTTGTACTGGGTTGtgacctgcagtttgaaaaccgctGGATTAGAGCACTAACTTGTGAGCGGGACATGCTCCatagcagggatttgaacctaggaCTCCTACATTCCATATGAGCTCAAGGTTATTGGGGACCACCACATCTTGCTTCTCCATTTTTGGTGTGTGATCTAGCCCCCAAAATCAGAACCAGGGATTTTGGACATTTCcactatgtttgttttttttttttgactgaaatAACTTGCCAAAATCAGcacaaatttgtgaaatgttttggtcaatccaaatatgcatttttcaatggaaaaaaggTTTTTGGCTTTTTGGATTGTTGCTGACCTATGGCTTTCCATGGGTTGGTCTTGCAGTATATTTAGCTGTGGAGCCCTGTTCACTTCAGGCTGCACAGGGTTCCATTTAGTTTCTCAGTCATGCTTAGCTGCATTGCTGACCGATTGAGTGTTCAGGTATATGTTCTGCACTTCTTCATATACATTTTCCTAATTTGCTCAGGTAAAAGGTTCAGTAGGCTGGCTCCTCATGAATTGTAGCTAATGACTAGGTCTGTACTGGGCTGCAAGGCCGGCCCGCAAATGGAGGACACAGAAGGCCGGCCCGCGGCCGCAAGAGGCCGGCCCGCGGGGGGGCATCTACACCTTCTGATAGAGCTGATCATCTCCCATCTTTCTGTATTTAGCACCAgaaggggaagcagatacagTTCAAACGTATTGAGACATTTCTTCGAGATTCACGGCGCAAACATAGAGATGATGTCCGGCTGAAGCGCATGGAACAGAAGCCTGGCCAAATGGTTCTACCTCAGGGCCCCAAGTTGGCCTTTGTTGTACGGATTGCAGAGTAAGGAACTTCTTCTTTTATACCATCTCCTTCCTTTTGCTGGTTTCCTCTGTACTTGCCCGGGCTCATTTCCTGGTCTACACCTGCTGCAGTGGAAAGGAAAAGGTGGGGGTTATCAAGATACAGCCCCCTGCAAGTGATCGTGGGGTGATGCCTGCGTGGGAGAAGTACACTTACCAGTGTGTTTTCTCTAATTCAGGATTAAAGGGGTGAGCCTAAGGGTGCGGAGGGTGATACAGATGCTGCGGTTGAGGAAGATTTTCAGCGGCACATTCATTAAACTGACTCCATCCTCACTGAAGATGCTGCGCACTGTGGAGCCCTATGTAGCATGGGGGTGAGTAATCCTCTGATTTTCAGAATACAGTGGTAAACTGTAAATATTATTCATAGTGGCTTTTTTATGTAGTTATTTTCCTCTTGGTTAGTTAACTCTTTCAATTCAGTTCTCAACTTTGGTACCTTGATATCTAAAAAAGGTGTTGGGACCCTTTTCTCTAAATATGCTTCAAATACTAGCACTACTTATTCTGTGGCATGACAGTGGTGTAGAAGAGCCCCTTGGTTAACTCTCTGCTGCACTGTTAATACCTCCCGCAGTAACAACCAGGTATTTGATTTTCTACAGACATCCCAATCTGAAATCTGTACGAGAGCTCATCCTGAAACGAGGTCAAGCAAAGATCAACAAGAAGAGGGTTCCTTTGACAGACAACACTCTGATAGAGGAGCATCTAGGTGAGGAAGAGGACCTAAAAGCAGTGAACTGAGGGAAGTGGGGACTAgttttccctctaatttttctacCTGTAtgaagaatgaattttgttacatgcaccaatatggaggcgATGTGTGACACACGACCTTCATATTGGTGTACATAATAAAATTAATGTGGCGGggatggggccgaggggttctgagtgtgggagaggctcagggctggggcacaaggttggggtgcaggggtgtgagggctctggagtgaGAGGActctccccagctctctctccccactgcagctctggggctggggctgcaagaTAGGTGCCCCTTTCCTGGCACCAGAAGGGGTGCCCTGgccgcagcagggctgggctgccccAGCCACGGCAGGttggggcctgggggaggggtgccccttccccagctggtCCCCGGGAGGGTTCATTGAGCACCTGCATggtgctaaataggctgctgtgcAGCTTACATGGAACTTAGGTTTGGGTCTGTGACTTAAATGGTTTGTGATATATGGGGAGACTGCGACTCATTGAGAGAAGATGGAAATATTTGTGTGGAAATGTGAGGGTAGACTGGTGAGGTGCAGAAGGATTTTATAGTTGTGCATCTCCTTATTTATTTATGCCCTTCCTCCCGCAGGGAAGTTTGATGTTATTTGCCTGGAAGATCTTATTCATGAAATTTATTCAGCTGGGAAGCATTTCCGAGAAATCACTAACTTCTTATGGCCATTTCATCTCTCTGTTGCTCGCCATGCTGCACGTAATAAAGTGGGTTTCGTCAAGGAGATAGGTGAACCTGGGTACCGAGGCGAGGGAATCAACAAGCTCATACGTCAGCTGAACTAGTCAGGTGAGGAGTGGTTATTTCCTTCATGTACCAGAGTGTTGATGGCTGTGGGTTCTGCAAATTATTCATACCATCTATTTCTTAAAAATATCGTGCACTGGCCTCATACTTGATTGTACAGAAATGACTGTCAGAGCAGTGGGAAATTGGAGCTCTTGGAGTGAAAAGCTAGCAGCTTGTCAATGTAGAGATATTTAGATTGCATGCAAAGCACTTACAACTCTTCTGGGTACCCTATAAATAAGACAGCACTGGATTGATATTTCTTAGGTTTGCCACTGTATTTTCCTTTAGACATCAGCAGTCTCACTGAACTCTTCCTTAGAAGCCAGTACTTTTTGTACTTGTGATGCTCTTAACAAAGCTGATATCTCTCTTCCTTCTTGTCATCTAGGGTCCATATAAGGATTTTAGGTTTTTGTCTCCTGCTGCAAGCTGTACGTTTGTTCTCGCAGACTGTTGGAACTGAGCAATGTGACATTACATCTCCTATCTGCTAACTTCTTCTGCCTTCAAGGAAATATCATGCATGAAGGAGATGGATTTAGTACTGTTCCTTCTCCAGGAAGAAGTCAAATTGCTATCAAATGTGAGCAAAAAGTGACTTGAACTTGCGGGGAGCAGAGCTTCCCTGTACATCTGATGAAACACATCACTAAAACAAATTTTTACTATTGTTGGTTTTATACCATCTTTCTTTTGAAGGATCTGTCCTTTGGAATGAACTTGTACCTGCAAACAAGGGGTTTGGAAGATGGGGGTTCCTTTGCCATTATTTAATCCTTCATTGCAGCTGACTTGTGCCTAAGGATCTTGTGATTCAGCCCTCCCAAACTGAATCAGTTTGTCTCTAGTGATGCTGCACTTTCCTCCAGTTACCAATTTCCCTTAGTATCACAATCACAGTCGCCTGGTAAGAAGTTTATCCTTCCTGATGCACAGTTAAGGCTGAGAAGTGTATTGTAAATACATCCCTCAGTTGCTGTTGCTGAGCAAGCTGCTAGCAGGAAAACTAATAGAGGTTCTATAATTTCTGAAATAACCAGACCATGTTTAGCCCACTGCAAAAGTGgtgatctgctgctgctgcttgatcACATGATGCCTTTTAGATTCTTCTAAATCAGACTTTACAGGGACTCACCATTTCCAGGAAAGGAAATCTTATTTGACCTTTACCTCATTGATTAAAACTGTAAAGAAGTCTTTTCTTACTCAGTGACTTTCAAATAAATTATCAAACTCCGCTGTAATTTGAGGTTACTGTATGTTTAATAAATCAACAAGCAGGAGAGAGGAATTCAGGAGGGCAGTTTTCTTTAGTAAAACTGAGCTTCTGCCTGTACTGAACATGAGAATTGAATATCCTTAAACCTAACTAGTAGTGGCAGAAGAAATTGGAAAACGGTGCTCTGATTGCAGTATGAAACTAAGTGGGATTACACTGCTTGGAGAGGAGTACCTATGCTGTTTTGCAGTCATTTGCAAAGGAAGTGCTTCTGACCATGTCTTGCTGCTGCAGTTGCCATTTGGAAGGGAAGCAAATGATGGTGTTAAAGTGTGTGAAAAGAGGAGGGAAGAGACCGCTGCACTTCAGTAAAAATGACCTTTTCACATAACTTTGGGAACAAATATTAGGGTATGAATAGATTTGTCATAGGCTGAAAACGAAGTGATATTGGTAGTACATCTGTTTTCAATTCCTCTCAAAGTGGATGTGTTAATTTTTTCTCCCTCTAATAGAAAACAGTTCTTGTGCAGATTTTATTGAAGACTTGTATTGGGCAGTAAGTAATTCAACTCTTGGGTTTGACTTAAGTCTTGCAAGATCTTAGGGAACTGCATTGGTCAGTGTACACTAGACTCAGTAAGGAGAATTGTATTTTCTCCCATCTCTGACTTACTTTGTAGTCTTGGGTAATTTggtgcctctctgtgcctcagtttcccaatatgTAAAATGAGAACAATTATATTTGAGATATATGGATAAAAACACTGGAGTATTGCTATGGCTGCATAAGAACAAGTGAAGAAATTTGACCTTTTTTTTATGGTATGCTTTACTCCTATAATGCAGATTTCCTCTACTTGAAGTATTAAAGGTGACCTGTAAAGCTTTTGAATTTTTCTATTACTGTCATATAGCATGTAACTTTTTCAAAGACAAActgttgttttatttctttttcaacACATGACATAGGCCTTAGCCACTTGTAACTTCATTTTCTGTTAAATAGTTCCATCAGAAACCTCTTGGATGTGTTTAAATTAGTAAACTATAATGTTAACTGCTCTAAACTTGTCCACATGGGGAATTTGCATGAGTTTAACTTAAAATAGTTCTTAAATTGATGCAAATTCCTGGGTGGATGTGCTTTCACATTGAGTGGTTTATCAGTttaggataaaacaaaataaacctggTTTAAATCAGTGTCCATGCATCCTTTTTGCACTGATTTATCTACATTGATTTAAAATTATATCAGTTAAAGCATTGCAGcttagacatgcccttagtctgAGGCTTTTTGCCCCCTACCCTTGGGTCGAAGGCAGTAATGTATTAAAGAGTGAGACAGGGCAATGGTGTTTGCATCTGATTATTATGCAGACAGCAGTGATGAAAGCAGGGAGCTGAGCCTAAGAACCTCTGTCTTGGGATTCCCTAGGGCAAGTATTGAagctactttatttttaaatcatgaaaGCAGGGTGTTTGACAAAAATCAAGCAGAAGTGGATCTTCCTAGACCATGGATATTGTAAACTAAAGTGAACAAATGCAGAAAAGCTTTGCAAATCACCTTTAAGAGGTTATCTGGATTTTCCTTGGACTATAAAGTTTTCAGTAAAATTCTTAGTCTAGAGTAATGCATACTTATACCACACATGTAGAGAACTCCAACAGAGAAACCAAGCAAGAATCTGATTTTTTAGATCATATGTAATTAACAAAATATCTAACCCAGCATTCAGATTTTACTCTGTATTTCAATACAGCTTGATCCTCCATATTCTCAGCCACAGGTCAATCAATGGGACTCTGATTCAACCAGTGGGTCACTGCAGGCATAAATTCTCAATCTGGCTAATTTCCTAGTAGAAAAATATCATTTACATCTATGTATTTTTGAACATTGAAACATGACAGGATTTATCATGACTCAGTCACTTATATGAAGGAGAAAGAACTATTGTGAAAAGGAACTACCACAGCATCTAAAGAAGAGAGTAATTGTCAGCTGAGACAAGCTGAGCAAATTGAGTTTGGGTGTGCATGTGTGGGCCCTTATTTTTTGTCTCAAATGATAGAGCTTCTTTGTTTACAAACTGGGGGGTCTAGGTTTGAATCTTCCTGCAGTTACAGGGCACAGGAGATACACTCCCCAAGCATGACCAGCAGCTGCCAGAACCAACATGGATTAGGCTCCATCCACATGATACCTGGCTCTGGTCCCAGGCTCACCCTCCatacctccccatccagggcttaatttttcctggggcttttcacagcagcagacttactagcaagcaagtttttgtttgtttgtttgtttaagaaagcaaccaaaaaagcaaaacaaacacaagaacatgcaaaataccttgtgtttctattctgtttggaCCAGGAAAGAATAGACCATTGTATATTTATTAGTCTGAAAACCcccacataaataaattacaatgatttggacatatgtgcatatttttgttttcctaaagttaattaagaaTTTTAGGTAAAATTGTCAGCGTGGCCACCACCAAGAGGtagtggctgcactctgaggccatgTGGCTGGTTTTGTACCTCATCAACCCCTTGagtcagggagggggagggatgagTAGTAACCCTACCTCTCTACTCCTATGTCTGTTTTTAAACACCCCCCCTGTAGTCAGCACAGTGTGGTCCAATGGCCAAGGTCTGTATATTGCCTCTCCCTGAGTGGGATAatgcctagcagccagagtccatgCAGTGTGTCCCTAGGGCAGTgcagcccaatggccagagttcATCTAACTCCCCCTCCCTGAGTGGGAAAGCGCAGCCTAGTGGCTGGGGTCCATGCTGCCCCCTTTTGAAGGCAAAATGGGGGTGAGGTAACTGGGGCTGCCACAGGGGCA
This genomic interval carries:
- the RPL7L1 gene encoding 60S ribosomal protein L7-like 1: MLSGELERPLAAVHGRMRSDGGSSLGVRRGARWQRSRMRTSGVTPDSGAGGTMAEPEPRRKIPLVPENLLKKRKAYQALKATQAKQALLEKRKHQKGKQIQFKRIETFLRDSRRKHRDDVRLKRMEQKPGQMVLPQGPKLAFVVRIAEIKGVSLRVRRVIQMLRLRKIFSGTFIKLTPSSLKMLRTVEPYVAWGHPNLKSVRELILKRGQAKINKKRVPLTDNTLIEEHLGKFDVICLEDLIHEIYSAGKHFREITNFLWPFHLSVARHAARNKVGFVKEIGEPGYRGEGINKLIRQLN